The following coding sequences are from one Mytilus trossulus isolate FHL-02 chromosome 8, PNRI_Mtr1.1.1.hap1, whole genome shotgun sequence window:
- the LOC134681085 gene encoding ankyrin-3-like: MGKTATAHHIALNLQQNAGYQILPIADPKDIAKYYIKGLAQVFVFDDLCGVFNIDQLLINSWDKVSSEILTFSEEDNHFRILVTCRLQITKNQQFRKLSDKLNMKDCNLLSKDLAYTNGEKLKIASCHMDQEHVHKLSKETISSLDMFPFLCDMFGKSDDKDMKMFELPIQYFEEQFDQMQYQDEECFLGLALLVIYNDTIEINVFKDESIDTGFKKIFKEVIETLELTYRPSKLRVLKKLDTLVDTYITSYIENNESIITSKHDIVFDSLSLYFGKKMTKTLVKYATPYFISDRIQFESLEEDHDEYTIMIPPCLEHSYFDRMAEEIIHKNFYEVFGNQQSCFKTYQEKFIDFFFKKKDILEILLHNRWPIYLSSKYGCSIVVQFLLEQKTALDLNHDSEDERSLEIYVEDSDTEYYDLTLDKYRIMHKNAPLAAACTEGHSQIVRSLVKYGYDIDGVLCPLFAACHNGHTDIVNFLLTCNCEVDTKNCQGQTALHGACMNGNIGIVIALLERGCCINEQNYCKETPLFNACKHGYHDVVNILLTFNCGIKICKYFSENFLHAACKKGRKDIEEVLIRTKCDVHVISIFGRTALHEACSSDYTQVLDEEDDTWSSHGEEDDTWSSECKEDDVQYDEPKVENGKNVIKDKILDSIETFRKGIVEMLLHNNVNMSIADGYDYTALHMAARSGYPTIVDVLLKKLLEINKMALVNEDTPIDIEKEIIPPFFCSSSKSVVNVFVQHNCNIHVLDSCGRNALHYASERGSLEMVEILYEIGCKIDDLTASGKSVLHAACRGGNEDIVDFFLKRGCDVDHADNWDETPLFMACEGSNCKIVDILIKYHCDVNKINTGGCNSLQKPSLNGHADIVDILLKNEININQADNWNTTPLFYACLHGNIDVINLLIENKCEVNIPNKEGNIVLHISCWLGHLEMTQLLLQNHSNIDQADNLKLTPLHLAATEGYNDIVEILIEKGCDINACDINGRNALHYACMQKVEHGNINFLSGFSRYRRQEHYHKEVVVLLLQNKCDANQQDTFGQMPLHLACETHTSHRYIRCMTDTVKLLLESGCDINKCDYSHRSPFLIACEKNGYESEEIAKALVENNCDVNIKDSNGQTALEICNSNGITWITETLLHSQHFKNEVTKENT; encoded by the coding sequence aagggGCTTGCAcaagtatttgtttttgatgattTATGTGGAGTGTTCAATATTGATCAGCTTTTGATTAATTCTTGGGACAAAGTTTCGAGTGAGATTCTGACATTTTCTGAGGAAGATAATCATTTTCGAATCCTTGTTACTTGTAGAttgcaaataacaaaaaatcaacaGTTCAGAAAATTATCAGACAAATTGAATATGAAAGATTGCAATCTTCTTTCGAAAGATTTGGCTTACACAAATggtgaaaaattgaaaattgccTCTTGTCATATGGATCAAGAACATGTGCATAAACTTAGCAAGGAGACCATCAGTAGCCTGGACATGTTTCCATTTCTTTGTGATATGTTTGGTAAATCTGACGACAAAgatatgaaaatgtttgaattacctattcaatattttgaagaacAGTTTGATCAGATGCAGTATCAAGATGAGGAGTGTTTCCTCGGACTGGCGTTGCTAGTTATTTACAATGAcacaattgaaataaatgtcTTCAAAGATGAGAGTATAGACACAGGATTCAAGAAGATCTTTAAAGAAGTAATTGAAACTTTGGAATTAACGTACCGTCCTTCTAAATTGCGTGTCCTCAAAAAGTTAGACACCTTAGTTGATACTTATATTACAagttatattgaaaacaatgaatCAATAATAACTAGCAAACATGACATAGTTTTTGATTCACtatctttatattttggaaagaaaatgacaaaaactcTAGTGAAATATGCTAcaccatattttatttcagatagaatcCAGTTTGAGTCTTTAGAAGAAGATCATGATGAATATACCATTATGATACCTCCATGCTTGGAACATTCATACTTTGATCGCATGGCAGAGGAGATAATACATAAGAATTTTTATGAAGTATTTGGGAACCAACaatcatgttttaaaacatatcaaGAGAAATTTATCGATTTCTTctttaaaaagaaagatattttggaaatattGTTGCACAATAGGTGGCCTATTTATCTTTCATCAAAGTATGGATGTAGTATTGTTGTACAGTTTTTGTTGGAACAAAAAACTGCATTAGATTTGAATCATGATTCTGAAGATGAGAGAAGCTTAGAAATATATGTTGAAGACAGTGACACTGAATATTATGACCTTACATTGGATAAATACCGAATCATGCATAAAAATGCGCCCCTAGCAGCAGCATGTACAGAGGGTCATTCACAAATTGTTCGATCTCTTGTCAAATATGGATATGATATTGATGGTGTTCTTTGCCCCTTGTTTGCTGCATGTCATAATGGCCATACCGACATCGTGAATTTTCTGCTTACCTGtaattgtgaagttgatacaAAAAATTGTCAAGGTCAAACAGCCCTTCATGGTGCGTGTATGAACGGCAACATCGGAATTGTTATTGCACTATTAGAAAGAGGTTGTTGCATCAACGAACAAAACTATTGTAAAGAGACCCCTTTATTTAATGCTTGCAAGCATGGTTATCATGATGTTGTGAACATTCTCCTGACATTTAATTGTggtattaaaatatgtaaatacttTAGTGAAAACTTTCTGCATGCTGCTTGTAAAAAAGGTCGTAAAGATATAGAGGAAGTATTAATAAGAACTAAATGTGATGTTCATGTCATAAGTATATTTGGCAGAACAGCACTGCATGAGGCTTGCTCTTCAGACTACACTCAAGTCTTAGATGAAGAGGATGATACTTGGTCAAGTCATGGCGAGGAAGATGATACTTGGTCAAGTGAATGCAAGGAAGATGACGTTCAGTATGATGAACCTAAAGTTGAAAATGGCAAAAATGTAATCAAAGATAAAATTTTAGACAGCATTGAAACGTTTCGAAAAGGCATTGTGGAAATGTTGTTGCACAATAACGTAAACATGTCTATAGCTGATGGTTATGACTATACTGCACTTCATATGGCAGCTAGAAGTGGCTATCCAACAATAGTAGATGTTTTGTTGAAGAAGTtgcttgaaataaataaaatggcaTTGGTAAATGAAGATACTCcaattgatattgaaaaagaaatcaTACCACCCTTTTTTTGCTCAAGTAGTAAAAGTGTTGTTAATGTGTTTGTGCAACATAActgtaacatacatgtacttgatTCCTGTGGTCGAAATGCTTTACATTATGCTAGTGAACGCGGTTCTTTAGAAATGGtagaaattttgtatgaaattgGTTGTAAAATAGATGATTTAACTGCTTCCGGAAAGAGTGTTCTACATGCAGCATGTCGGGGAGGAAATGAGGATATTGTGGATTTTTTCCTAAAGAGAGGATGTGACGTTGACCATGCTGACAATTGGGATGAAACTCCTTTATTTATGGCCTGTGAGGGATCAAACTGTAAGATTGTagatatattgataaaatatcacTGTGAtgttaataaaatcaatactgGTGGCTGCAATTCTTTACAAAAACCCAGTTTAAATGGTCATGCTGACATAGTTGATATTTTgctgaaaaatgaaattaatatcaACCAGGCTGATAATTGGAACACCACACCACTGTTTTATGCATGTCTTCATGGTAACATAGATGTTATCAATTTATTGATAGAGAATAAATGTGAAGTAAATATTCCTAATAAAGAAGGAAACATTGTTTTACACATTTCATGCTGGTTAGGACATCTAGAAATGACACAATTATTATTACAAAATCACTCGAACATCGATCAAGCTGATAACTTAAAACTAACACCTTTACATCTGGCAGCCACAGAAGGATACAACGATATAGTTGAAATATTGATTGAAAAGGGTTGTGATATAAATGCTTGTGACATCAATGGACGAAATGCTTTGCATTATGCGTGCATGCAGAAGGTAGAACatggaaatattaattttttaagtGGGTTCTCGCGATATCGTCGACAGGAACATTATCATAAAGAGGTTGTTGTCCTCCTACTGCAAAATAAATGTGATGCAAATCAACAAGATACCTTTGGTCAGATGCCTTTGCATTTAGCATGCGAGACACATACATCACATAGATACATAAGATGTATGACTGATACCGTAAAACTGTTATTAGAGAGTGGTTGTGACATAAATAAGTGTGATTACTCGCACAGGTCACCATTCCTTATTGCCTGTGAAAAGAACGGATATGAATCTGAAGAGATTGCGAAAGCTCTGGTTGAAAACAACTGTGATGTCAATATCAAAGATAGCAATGGGCAAACCGCTCTTGAGATTTGTAATTCAAATGGAATTACTTGGATTACTGAAACTTTGCTTCACagtcaacattttaaaaatgaagtTACAAAGGAAAATACTTAA